A portion of the Haemorhous mexicanus isolate bHaeMex1 chromosome 3, bHaeMex1.pri, whole genome shotgun sequence genome contains these proteins:
- the LOC132325711 gene encoding translation initiation factor IF-2 gives MWQQPAACRGSGGARLSRRQPPARVSRPEPESPAAAAPLPWAPSAARGAEPSAAAALCSAAPEAGAAAPRGAGRDGLGPGPGRAGRAGRGGPRSPKSEPIPRPRSRPLPAAGTRSGGQGLTADRHLGAPAGAASPPPDTPLPVRGCGAAPRTLSPRRARLPADKFLPLLRSSQPQRRFPHPLPPSDRPSIRPPSLPPSSRGGGGGPERPTPPPVPRAGPVPVVPSSCPSGGAAGLGDVPAPVVPRAGLGELTCTRRPLQGQAKGAGSRCCHPILLCLPEQALLSFSLRLFTNLLRVT, from the coding sequence ATGTGGCAGCAGCCGGCTGCCTGCAGGGGCTCCGGAGGAGCCCGGCTATCCCGCCGACAGCCGCCGGCGCGGGTATCCCGCCCGGAGCCGGAGAGCCCCGCGGCCGCAGCCCCGCTCCCCTGGGCACCCAGCGCTGCTCGGGGCGCGGAGCCGAGCGCGGCCGCGGCTCTTTGTTCGGCGGCGCCCGAGGCCGGAGCGGCCGCGCCCCGCGGAGCCGGGCGGGACGGGctcggcccggggccggggcgcgcAGGCCGGGCAGGCAGGGGGGGCCCGCGGAGCCCAAAGTCGGAGCCCATCCCGCGGCCGCGCAGCCGCCCGCTCCCGGCCGCAGGAACGCGCAGCGGAGGACAGGGTCTCACCGCAGACAGACACCTGGGAGCGCCTGCCGGGGCTGCCAGTCCCCCGCCCGACACCCCCTTACCTGTCCGCGGGTGCGGAGCAGCCCCGAGGACTTTGTCTCCGCGGCGCGCCCGGCTTCCAGCGGACAAGTTTCTGCCCTTACTTCGCTCTTCGCAGCCACAGCGACGCTTTCCCCACCCGCTCCCTCCGTCCGACCGCCCGTCCATCCGCCcgccctctctccctccctccagcaggggcgggggcggcggtcCGGAGCGCCCGACCCCGCCCCCGGTTCCCCGGGCTGGGCCGGTACCGGTGGTACCCAGCTCGTGTCCGAGCGGCGGAGCTGCCGGGCTAGGGGACGTGCCCGCCCCGGTGgtgccccgggcagggctgggcgaGCTCACCTGTACCCGCCGGCCCCTGCAAGGGCAAGCGAAGGGTGCGGGATCCAGGTGTTGCCACCCCATCCTCCTCTGTCTGCCCGAGCAAGCCCTCCTGTCCTTTAGTCTTCGTTTATTTACAAACTTACTGCGAGTTACCTAG